In one window of Frigoriglobus tundricola DNA:
- a CDS encoding YkgJ family cysteine cluster protein has translation MQVRSLTVLQNWDCHTCGDCCRSYAVPVTAEERERIEGQGWEKLPDFQGVPFFVPRGDEYYLNNRADGGCVFLGADNLCRIHGQFGSAAKPLACRIYPFLLVPAGDHWNVGVRMACPSAAENKGRPLTDQLADAREYAAFFEATAAKGALEAPPPPLYGSNVVPWGDVTRIAAAVSKLLANPADPFERRWRKVLFIVGMLRKATFDGGGDTKKVVTGGRLSEMLHVMGEAAEDEEPKAAGDVKRPGWAGRTVFRQLVAVFSRKDHGMEKGTAQRGAVSRFWSAVRFAGGRGSVPKVHAVLPDAVPFAAGEVPLGAPTAAATALLTRWHRGKVESLQFCGAPNFGLSVWEGLESLALTFPVAMWLARVLIAGGRTPDDAVTRAVRMVDDNFGFNPLLGSARQKFALRLLANRGDLPRLVAWYGR, from the coding sequence ATGCAAGTCCGCTCGCTGACCGTGCTCCAGAACTGGGACTGCCACACGTGCGGCGACTGTTGCCGCTCGTACGCGGTGCCCGTGACCGCCGAGGAGCGGGAGCGCATTGAGGGCCAGGGGTGGGAGAAGCTCCCCGACTTCCAGGGCGTGCCGTTCTTCGTTCCGCGCGGCGACGAGTACTATCTGAACAACCGCGCCGACGGCGGGTGCGTGTTTCTCGGCGCGGACAACCTGTGCCGCATTCACGGACAGTTCGGGTCGGCGGCCAAGCCGCTCGCGTGCCGCATCTACCCGTTCCTCCTCGTTCCGGCCGGCGACCACTGGAACGTCGGGGTGCGGATGGCCTGCCCGTCGGCCGCGGAGAACAAGGGCCGCCCGCTGACGGACCAACTGGCCGACGCCCGCGAGTACGCCGCGTTCTTCGAGGCCACCGCCGCGAAGGGCGCGCTCGAGGCGCCCCCGCCCCCGCTGTACGGCTCGAACGTCGTGCCCTGGGGCGACGTGACCCGGATCGCCGCCGCCGTCTCGAAGCTGCTCGCGAACCCGGCCGACCCGTTCGAGCGCCGGTGGCGGAAGGTGCTGTTCATCGTCGGGATGCTGCGCAAGGCCACTTTCGACGGCGGCGGTGACACGAAGAAAGTGGTCACCGGCGGCCGGCTGAGCGAGATGCTGCACGTGATGGGCGAAGCGGCCGAGGATGAGGAGCCGAAGGCGGCCGGCGACGTGAAGCGGCCGGGGTGGGCCGGGCGGACCGTGTTCCGGCAACTCGTCGCGGTGTTCTCCCGCAAGGACCACGGCATGGAGAAGGGCACCGCCCAGCGCGGTGCGGTGAGCCGGTTCTGGTCGGCGGTGCGGTTCGCGGGCGGGCGCGGGTCGGTGCCGAAGGTTCACGCCGTGCTCCCGGACGCGGTCCCGTTCGCGGCGGGCGAAGTGCCGCTCGGCGCGCCGACCGCCGCCGCGACCGCGCTGCTCACGCGGTGGCACCGGGGGAAGGTGGAGTCGCTCCAGTTCTGCGGCGCGCCGAACTTCGGTTTGAGCGTCTGGGAGGGGCTGGAGTCGCTGGCGCTGACGTTCCCGGTCGCCATGTGGCTGGCGCGCGTTTTGATAGCGGGCGGTCGTACGCCGGACGACGCCGTCACGCGTGCCGTGCGCATGGTGGACGACAACTTCGGGTTCAACCCGTTGCTCGGTTCCGCGCGACAGAAGTTCGCGCTGCGCCTCCTGGCGAACCGCGGCGACCTGCCGCGGCTGGTCGCGTGGTACGGCCGGTGA
- a CDS encoding cupin domain-containing protein yields MASALTADDVIRLLNLQPHPVEGGFFRETYRAAATLPAAALAAHGADRSVCTAIYYLLKPGHVSELHVLPGDEVFHFYLGGPVRMLQLWPDGSGREVVLGSDIAAGEVPQLVVPGGVWQGTRLVGDTGFALLGCTVAPGFDYADYRGASRAELTAKWPAVAAQIAALTPRG; encoded by the coding sequence GTGGCATCTGCTTTGACAGCCGACGACGTGATCCGCCTGCTGAACCTGCAACCGCACCCGGTCGAGGGCGGCTTCTTCCGCGAGACGTACCGCGCCGCCGCGACGCTTCCCGCCGCCGCGCTGGCCGCGCACGGCGCGGACCGCAGCGTGTGCACGGCGATCTACTACCTGCTGAAGCCGGGGCACGTCTCCGAACTCCACGTGCTGCCCGGCGACGAGGTGTTCCACTTCTACCTCGGCGGCCCCGTGCGGATGCTGCAACTCTGGCCGGACGGGAGCGGCCGTGAGGTGGTTCTCGGTTCCGACATTGCCGCGGGGGAAGTGCCGCAGTTGGTGGTGCCCGGCGGCGTGTGGCAGGGCACGCGCCTCGTCGGCGACACCGGGTTCGCGCTGCTCGGGTGCACCGTCGCGCCGGGGTTCGATTACGCGGACTACCGCGGCGCGAGTCGGGCCGAACTCACCGCGAAGTGGCCGGCGGTCGCCGCACAGATCGCGGCGCTGACGCCGCGGGGTTGA